In Rhodanobacter humi, the genomic stretch GCACGATCAGCGGCGTCACCAGATACATCGCGAGGGTGTAGAGATAACGCAACGGCGGGCTCCGGAAACAGCGCACGAGTATACGGGGCAAGCAGGGACGTCCATTACAATGCCGCGGATGCCCGGCACCCCACGCCCCGATTTCCAGCGCGCCCTGCTCGCGCCGCGCCACTGGCCGGCCTGGCTGGGCGTGGGCGTGATCCGGGCGGTGGCGCGGCTGCCGTATCGTGCGCTGATGGCGCTGGGCGGTGCGCTGGGCTGGTTGATCCAGCGCGTGCCGTCCGCGCGGCGGACGGTGGCGGAAACCAACATCGCGCTGTGCTTCCCCGAGCTCGATGCGAAGGCGCAGGCCGCGCTGGTCGACGCCCACCTGCGCGACCTCGGCCTGATGCTGATGGAGTTCGCGCTGGGCTGGCTGGGCCCGGAGCGCGCGATCACGCGCGTGCCGGTACGCATCGAAGGCCTCGAATATCTCGAAGCCGTCCGCGCGCAGGGCCGCGGCGCGCTGCTGGTGGGCGGGCACTTCTCGCACCTGGAACTGTGCGCGCGGCTGGTCTCGCGGCGCATCCGCATCGCCGGCATGTACCGCAAGATGGATTCCACGGTGTTCGAGTGGGTGGTGCTGCGTGCGCGCCTCGGCTATGCCGATGCGATGTTCGACAAGGACGACATCCGCGGCACGGTGAAATACCTGAAAGCCGGCGGCACGCTGTGGTACGCGCCCGACCAGGACATGCGCAGCAAGGACAACGTGTTCGTGCCGTTCTTCGGCGTACCCGCCGCCACGATCACCGCCACGCATCATCTGGCGCGGCTGTCCGGCGCCGCGGTGATCCCGTTCTTCCATCGCCGCCTGCCCGACGGCCAGGGTTACGTTCTGCGCCTGGGCGCACCGCTGGGCGACTTTCCCGGAGCCAGCGCACACGACGACACCGCGCGCATCAATGCCTGCATCGAGCAGATGGTGCGCGAGGCGCCCGAGCAGTACCTGTGGGTGCACAAGCGCTTCAAGACCCGTCCGTCCGGCGCGCCGCCCATCTATTGAGCATCGCCGTCATGCCCATCCCCATCCTGATGTACCACAACATCGCACCGGCGCCGCGCGAGCTGCAGCGCTGGCGCAGCCTGTACGTGCATCCGCGCTCGTTCGCGCGACAGATGGCGCTGCTGCGGCGGCTCGGTTACGCCGGCCTGTCGATGGACGCGGCGATGCCCTACCTGCGCGGCGAACGGCAAGGCCGCGTCGTGGCGATCACGCTGGACGACGGCTACGCCGACAACCTCGACAACGCGCTGCCGGTGCTGCAGCGCCACGGCTTCAGCGCCACCTGCTACGCGGTCAGCGGCGCATTGGGCCGCTACAACGACTGGGACGACGCCAAGCTCGGCGTGCGCAAGCCGATGATGGACGCCGCTCAACTGCGCGCCTGGCACCAGGCCGGCATGGAGGTGGGCGCACACACCCGCACGCATCCGCGCCTCAGCCAGTGCAGTGACGCGCAGCTGCACGACGAGATCGCCGGCAACAAGGCCGAGCTGGAAGACCTGCTCGGCGCGCCGGTGACCCAGTTCTGCTACCCCTACGGCGACCACGACGAGCGCGTGGTCGCGGCCACGCGGGATGCCGGCTACGCGGCCGCGACCACGATCCGCCGCGGCCGCGCGCAGCCGGGCATGGATCCGTGGCGCCTGCCGCGCGTGGCGGTGGCGCGCAGCCACGTCCTGCCGCAGTTCGCCTGGCGCGCGCTCACCGGCTACGAGGATAGGCGCGGATGAAATTCCTGCTTGTCGGCACGACCCGCGAGCGCGGCGGCGCCGAGGTCCACTTCGTCACGCTGGCCAAAGCGCTGGCCGCCGCCGGACACGAGGTCGAGGCCGTGGTGTATCCGGGCGCTCCGGTGGCGCTTGCGCTGGCGGGCTCCGCGGTGCGCCTGCACCCGGGGCGCTTCCGCAACGTGTTCGACCTGCGCGGCTATCGCGTGGTGACCGCGGCGGCACGGCGACTCAAGCCGGACTGGCTGGTAGGCGATTTCGGCAAGGAGTACTGGCCGCTGATCCTGCTCGGCCGACTGCTGCGCATGCCGGTCGCGTTGTTCCGCCACCGCATCAAGCCCATGAAGGGGTATTCCGCGCGACTGGTGCCGCGTCTCGCGCAGCGCTTCTTCGCAGTCTCCGAATATGCCCGCCGCGACTACATCGAACGCGGCATGCCCGCGCCTCGCGTGCAGGTGCTGTACAACCCGGTGGATACCGACTCGTGCCGCCCGGACGCGACGCAGCGCTCGGCGCTGCTGCATGTACTCGGGCTGGACGAGAACGCGATCGTGCTTGGTTACACCGGGCGCATGCTCGCATGGAAGGGCATCTTCCCCCTGCTCGAAGCCGTCAACATGGCCATGGCGCGCGAACCGCGCCTGCAGTGCATATGGCTGGGCGACGGCACCGATG encodes the following:
- a CDS encoding polysaccharide deacetylase family protein; the protein is MPIPILMYHNIAPAPRELQRWRSLYVHPRSFARQMALLRRLGYAGLSMDAAMPYLRGERQGRVVAITLDDGYADNLDNALPVLQRHGFSATCYAVSGALGRYNDWDDAKLGVRKPMMDAAQLRAWHQAGMEVGAHTRTHPRLSQCSDAQLHDEIAGNKAELEDLLGAPVTQFCYPYGDHDERVVAATRDAGYAAATTIRRGRAQPGMDPWRLPRVAVARSHVLPQFAWRALTGYEDRRG
- a CDS encoding glycosyltransferase family 4 protein, encoding MKFLLVGTTRERGGAEVHFVTLAKALAAAGHEVEAVVYPGAPVALALAGSAVRLHPGRFRNVFDLRGYRVVTAAARRLKPDWLVGDFGKEYWPLILLGRLLRMPVALFRHRIKPMKGYSARLVPRLAQRFFAVSEYARRDYIERGMPAPRVQVLYNPVDTDSCRPDATQRSALLHVLGLDENAIVLGYTGRMLAWKGIFPLLEAVNMAMAREPRLQCIWLGDGTDAQRLQERIAVLPLAHRHQVLGWVDNAQAYYNVLSMLALPSLEPETFGRVSVEAQACNVPVLVSDVGGIPETLQPGATGLLLPPGDVDAWCEAILALCDDATRRPMAAAARDFAERRFSSSVIAAEFVRQLGDAKR
- the lpxL gene encoding LpxL/LpxP family Kdo(2)-lipid IV(A) lauroyl/palmitoleoyl acyltransferase, yielding MPRMPGTPRPDFQRALLAPRHWPAWLGVGVIRAVARLPYRALMALGGALGWLIQRVPSARRTVAETNIALCFPELDAKAQAALVDAHLRDLGLMLMEFALGWLGPERAITRVPVRIEGLEYLEAVRAQGRGALLVGGHFSHLELCARLVSRRIRIAGMYRKMDSTVFEWVVLRARLGYADAMFDKDDIRGTVKYLKAGGTLWYAPDQDMRSKDNVFVPFFGVPAATITATHHLARLSGAAVIPFFHRRLPDGQGYVLRLGAPLGDFPGASAHDDTARINACIEQMVREAPEQYLWVHKRFKTRPSGAPPIY